The Vallitalea okinawensis genome contains the following window.
GAACTGTATCACCTTTGAGGTTTTTTTTAGCCCTTTAAGGAGTAAAGTGAGTGAAAATGAAATAACTATGGCTACAATGATATAAATGATAACCCAATTAACTAGTTCCAATATATTTGCCTCCTTTTAGCTAACCATAATTAGGATTATCATTATTCTTCCTCTAGGTTCAATTCCTATTCGCTAATGACTTCTTCTTTGTTTTTCATGTAGAAAGATTTTTTTGATCACGTATAAATCTTTTCTCAGATCGTCCAGTATGTAATTGCCATGTGTACCAAAACACATATAGAATAGCGAAAATACCATTTAGAACACCCCAGTAGTTTAACACCCCAGCACTGTACCAGCTTGATGAATTCATTAATATTGGGAATATTCCACCAAAGCAAGCTCTTATGAGAAGGTGAGTAGCTAATGTATAAACCCTTGCCATGATATACAATTCCGGTTGTTTCTTAATAACAGGATACAATTCTGCAGCTAGTAAAATGCATACAGAAGACGCAAAATATATAGGACTCTCTCCAAAAACAAAACACGCATTCCAAGTAGTATATAGTAAATTCCATCCAATTGTTGTATAGACTATTAGATCACCAGGTTTTTCTTTAGACATTTTCCAATAACGATTGGGGAATGGTATAGTCACACATAATAGAAGTCCAGCTAGAGCATTAAGGTTATTACCCATTTGAAAATCTTTAAGCGTTGCTTCCATAATATTTAAAAATAAAACACCGTATAATACCCAAAGAACCCAATCTTTTTGAAGTGACTTCCATGCCTTACCCTTCCTTTGCTCATAGTTCGAGATCCTAGCAAAACCAACAAATATGGTTGGTATAAAGACACTTAAATTTTTAGCCCACCGAAACCATCCTTCTACATTCCCCATTAACCATAATGGAAATGTGAATAAAGCTGCTATCCATAGTACATTTGCAAAGCGATAATGCTTTCTCATAAAAGATACAATTGAAATTAGTGCAGTAAAATAGCTTCCCATTGTTAATAGGTACTGCCAAATGGGTATGTCCATATTCATCCCTCCATTAAAATTGAAATATATGGTTATACTCAATTCTACTGTACTAATGGAATATTTTCAAGTTATATACATTAAGTCATAATTTCAGAATATACAACTACTCACTAGGTCTTTTATGATTCAACCTTATGATGACGTTGTCTATTGATTTTCTCCCATTCATGTTTTCTTTTTCTATACTGAAACAAAGCTGATAAACGGTATAAAGATGATATTTGTCTGTATCCTAGGCTTTCTATCAAACTATAAAAAATGAGTTTTAAGATAACCCTCCAATTTAATATATCCTTAAACACATAGCTTTCCAGTATAATAGCAGCCGCTGAAATAACAAAGCTGTAGCCGATATAAACAACAAAAAATGTAACGAAAAACTGAATATTTATAAATCCCGTATAGTAGGCCAGTATTATGAATGTGACACCTACAATATCTAGTACACAAGATAACATTTCATATATCAGATAATAAAGAAAAGAAAAGGTACCAATCAAACCATAGGTTGTATTTAGAAAAATATATTTATGCTCAAATAAGCTTTGCATTAGGCCTATATGCCAACGACGTCTCTGTTTTTTAAAGTCCGATATTCTTTCCGGCACTTGGGACCAACAGATAGCGTTTGGGGCATATTGAATCCGATAGGATAATTTATTTTTTCGATAGAATGAGTGCATCTTAACAACCAGTGACATATCTTCTCCAATGTGCTGTGTATCGTATCCGCCTACATTGATCACTGCATCCTTTTTAAATAGGCCAAAGGCACCAGATATGATAAGATTTCCATTAAATTGATTGAACCAAACCCGTGTTGTCAAAAATACACGATAGTACTCAATCATCTGCATGATAATCAGCCATTTCTTTGGTGTCAATACTTTTGCAACTTCTCCATTTTGTAAAACTATTTGATTGGAAACCTTTATATTGCCTCCAACTGCAATGGTTCTATCATCTTCCATAAAAGGTATAACTATATTACTTAAAGAATCTTTCTGCAAAATAGAGTCTGCGTCTAAGGATACGAAAAAGGGATATCTTGAGGCATTGATTCCTAAATTTAGTGCGTCTGCTTTCCCCCCATTTTCTTTATTAATCAAAGTGATTTTTATCCGATCTCCGCCTTCATATATACTTCTGTCATTTTTACTATTTACCAATCGTCTAATAGGTCTCATCACTTTATGTAAGTTGAATTCTTCGATAAGTACTTCTTCTGTATTATCTGAGGAACCATCATTAATAATGACTATCTCATATTCAGGGTAATTAAGACTTAATATGGAGCTGATACATTCAACTACAGTTTTCTCTTCATTATAGGCAGGAACTAAAATGGATATAGGGACATAGTTAGCATCATTTTTAACCCTTAAGTTATTCCTGTATTTTTTTCTCTCCATGGACTGGTATAAATTGTTAATAGCGTATATTGTGGAGATAAAAAATATAACGGCGTATACAAAGATATAATACATAAAAAATTGGTTAATATAATCAATTATGTTTTCTACCACATCACCACCGCCTCCTACCATTTGTTTTTTCCATATACTCATCATAAGTTATTTTATTCTTAACAAACATAGCATAAAATAATATATCTCTAGAGTACTTGTCCTTCTTATGTAAAACATCATATATCAACATATTCCCTAAATCGAAATCCAATAATGTCATGGCTGAATTTAAGCGTACATACCAATTGCTATCCATTATACTTATTAGCAGTTTATCAATGGTATCATAGGAGTAATAATTGGATAGTGCTT
Protein-coding sequences here:
- a CDS encoding glycosyltransferase family 2 protein, translating into MVENIIDYINQFFMYYIFVYAVIFFISTIYAINNLYQSMERKKYRNNLRVKNDANYVPISILVPAYNEEKTVVECISSILSLNYPEYEIVIINDGSSDNTEEVLIEEFNLHKVMRPIRRLVNSKNDRSIYEGGDRIKITLINKENGGKADALNLGINASRYPFFVSLDADSILQKDSLSNIVIPFMEDDRTIAVGGNIKVSNQIVLQNGEVAKVLTPKKWLIIMQMIEYYRVFLTTRVWFNQFNGNLIISGAFGLFKKDAVINVGGYDTQHIGEDMSLVVKMHSFYRKNKLSYRIQYAPNAICWSQVPERISDFKKQRRRWHIGLMQSLFEHKYIFLNTTYGLIGTFSFLYYLIYEMLSCVLDIVGVTFIILAYYTGFINIQFFVTFFVVYIGYSFVISAAAIILESYVFKDILNWRVILKLIFYSLIESLGYRQISSLYRLSALFQYRKRKHEWEKINRQRHHKVES